Below is a window of Virgibacillus sp. NKC19-3 DNA.
TAAAAGGATTGAATCTTATATATCAAATGTATACACAGACATAAAGGAGTGAAGCATGGTGGGAGACTATTTAATAAAAGCAACGACTAATAAAGGTATGGTACGTGCCTATGGCGTGATCTCCACACAAACTGTGAAAGAAGTGTGCGAGAGACAGGATACCTGGGCGACCGCTTCTGCTGCTTTAGGTCGTACGGTTACGATAACAGCGATGATGGGTGCGATGCTTAAAGGGGAAGATACCATTACTGTAAAAGTGCAAGGTGATGGACCGATTGGTGGTATCATTGCGGATGGTAATGCGAAAGCAGAGGTTCGTGGATATGTAACAAATCCGCATGTTGATTTTGACTTAAATGCGTTTGGGAAATTAGATGTGGCACGTGCAGTCGGTACAAACGGAACGATCAGTGTCGTAAAAGACCTTGGATTGAAGGATTATTTTACCGGTGAAGTTCCGATTATTTCCGGGGAAATTGGAGAAGACTTTACGTATTATTTTGCCCATTCGGAGCAGACGCCTTCTGCTGTAGGTGCAGGTGTATTGGTCAATCCGAATCACTCCGTACTTGCAGCTGGTGGGTTTATTATCCAAGTGATGCCTGGGGCTACCGAGGAAGTAATCCAACAATTAGAAGAGCAAATTCAGGCTTTTCCGGCGATATCAACGCTCATTCAAGACGAAAATACACCAGAAGACCTCCTACAGCTCCTGTTTCCTGAAGAAGAGGTAAAGATACTGGAGCGTCTACCGCTTCAATTTCATTGTGGATGTTCGAAAGAGCGAATCGAGCAAGCTATGATGGGATTAGGAAATGAGGAAATTAGGAGCATGATGGAGGAGGATCACGGTGCAGAAGTAAGTTGTCATTTCTGTAATGAAGTCTATCATTTTACAGAAGAGGAACTTCAAGCATTGATAAAATAGTGAACAAACAACTTGGAGGATAACTATGTCCAGAAAATTACTCCTAGCCGTTATTGTCGTTCTTTTGATTACAAATATTGCTACACTACTGGTTTGGAATAATCAAGAATCGATTGTAAGAAATAATGACGAAGCAGTAGCATCCATTGATGGAGAAGCGATTACCTACGGGGAGTGGATGCGTTCTCTCAGGAACTCTTACGGGGAAAGCCAGCTGAAAACGATGATTGATCAAACGATTGTAAATCAATTAGCTGATCAAAAAAACATAGATGTTGAAGAGAAGATTATGGAACGGGAAGTTGCTTTATTAACGTCTATGCAAGGAGTAATGTCCGAAGAAGAATTTGAGGAAAAGGAAGAAGACTGGCGGGAAGATATACGTTATCGATACCAATTAGAACAACTGTTGACGGAGGATATTTCCATTCCTGAGGACGAAATCGAAAGTTATTATGATCAATATGACAATGGTTATGATTTTGCGGCATCCATGCAACTTTCCCATATTGTTGTGCAGAATTTGGATACGGCTGAAAAGGTTGTGAAGGAGTTAGAAGAAGGGGCCGCGTTTCATTTACTTGCTCAGGAATATTCGATAGATGAAGAATCGGCAAATGATGGTGGATACCTTGGATTTATTCCTACAAATAGCCAATTTTTCCCGGAGGGGTACGAAGAAGTAGCTGCAGATATGGAAGAATACTCCTACAGCGATCCGTTTGAGGTAGATTCGGGAGTGGCTATTATTTATCTTCATCGAAAACTTCCATCTATTGAATTTACCTATGAGGAAATAAAACCATATATCGAAAATGAGTTGGCGTTGCATGAGATGGAGCAATCACTCGAGGCAGACCCATTATGGGAAATGTTAGACATCGAATGGATATATCAGGAGTAAGATTACCATAGGAATTTTCAGTGTTTGAGTTGACAATTTGCTGCGAAAAGCGTACGTTGGGATTAATCATACAAAATAACTAGGAATTAGGAGGCATTTCCATGAGAGTTGCTAATAATATTGCTGGTTTAATTGGGGAGACACCGATTGTTAAATTAAATCGCATGACAGATGAAGATAGTGCAGATATTTACTTAAAACTGGAATTTATGAATCCGGGTAGTTCGGTGAAAGATCGTATTGCTTTGTCGATGATTGAAGCAGCAGAAAAAAATGGGTCTTTAAAAGATGGGGACACGATTATTGAACCTACCAGCGGTAATACGGGTATTGGTCTGGCAATGGTAGGAGCCGCAAAAGGATATAAGACGATTTTAGTGATGCCTGATACGATGAGTAAAGAACGCCGCAACTTGCTTCGTGCTTATGGGGCAGAGTTGGTATTGACGCCTGGAGCGGAAGCGATGAAAGGTGCTATTAAGAAAGCAGAAGAATTAAAAGAGCAACATGGCTACTTCATGCCACAGCAATTTAATAATGAGGCAAATACCGAAGTTCATGCACGAACAACAGGGAAAGAAATCGTTGAGCAAATGAGTGACGGTCTGGATGCATTTATCGCTGGAATTGGAACAGGCGGAACGATTACAGGAGCGGGGAGCGTGTTGAAGGATAACTTTGACGGGATTAAGCTCTATGCGGTAGAGCCTGAAGATTCTCCAGTCTTATCCGGCGGTTCTCCAGGTCCACATAAGCTCCAGGGACTTGGCGCTGGATTTGTTCCAAAGATACTGGATACAGATATCTATGAAGAAGTGATCCAAATATCAAATGAAAAGGCATTTGAAACGTCACGCCAAGTTGCAACAACCAATGGAATTTTAGGAGGTATCTCAGCCGGAGCCGCAGTTGCTGCAGCTAAAAAAGTTGCCAAGCAATTAGGCAAAGGCAAGAAAGTACTTGCAGTTATACCTGATAATGGGGAAAGATATTTATCAACGCCCCTGTATCAATTTGATGAAGAATAATGTAGTTACGAAAAAGAAGGGTTAGCATCTAAAATGATTGGGTGCTAGTCCTTTTTTTCTGTGATAAGATGAATAGTAGAAAACTTGGCATCCGCAAAAGGATTTCTTAATGCTCTCTTAGAGAATTTTACCTTTTGAAGGGTAGGCCTTTCATGCAGATACCAAGCCCCGCATTTACGCAGTAAGAAAGTAGTGATACTTTCCTAATTGCCAAATAAATTAGTGGAAGAAGGGAAAAATACGCTTATGATCTTAAAAACAGTAACAAAAACATTCGACTTATCCGATCGCACCCATATAATGGGGATTCTAAATGTTACCCCGGACTCTTTTTCAGATGGTGGTAATTATACGTTGATTGAAAATGCGGTTAAACAGGCTGTGGAGATGGAAAAGCTCGGTGCGGATATCATTGATATTGGCGGGGAATCAACACGCCCGGATCATGAGCCTGTATCACAGGAAGAAGAGATCCGGCGGGTGGTACCGATGATTAAAGCTGTCAAGGACAATATCCATATACCGATTTCTATTGACACATACAAAGCAGAAACGGCCCGCCAGGCAATTGAAGCTGGTGCTGAAATCATTAATGATGTGTGGGGGGCAAAAAGGGACCCCGAAATTGCTAGCATAGCTGCGAATTATCAAGCACCAATTATTTTAATGCATAACCGTACAAATAAGGACTACACTTTCCTGATTGATGATATGAAGAAAGACTTAGCGGAAAGTATTACCATTGCTTTAAAAGCCGGTGTTGCAAGGGAAAATATTGTGCTGGATCCGGGTGTAGGATTTGCTAAAACAGCGAAGGATAATTTAGTTGTCATGAATAATCTGGAACAATTCACTCATTTAGGTTATCCGCTGTTACTAGGGACCTCACGCAAAAGCTTTATCGGTGGTATGTTGGACCTTCCAGCAGAAGAACGGGATCATGGAACCGGAGCAACAACTTGTCTAGGTATTACAAAAGGTGCACAAATCATTCGTGTACATAACGTAAAGGTAAATATGGAGATGGCAAAAATGATGGATGGTATGCTTTCTGAAGCTGAAGGAGGGAAAACAGTTGGATAAAATTATGTTAAATACCATGCAATTTTATGGATTTCATGGTTTGCTACCGGAAGAAAACAAGCTTGGACAACGATTTTATGTGGATGTGGAACTTTTTACAGATTTAAAAAAACCCGGAGAGACTGATGATATGGACGATTCTATTCACTATGGACAGGCCTATGAGCTTATCAAAGAAATTGTGGAAGGCGAGGCAAAGAATTTGGTCGAAGCCGTAGCTGAGACAATTGCGAATCAGTTACTTGCTTCCTTTGCCTTATTAACGGCCTGTACCGTAAAAGTTACAAAGCCGGATCCACCCGTCCCAGGACATTATCAATCTATAGCTGTAGAAATCTTCCGGGAGAAAACCGTATGAATAGCGCATTTATCGCCCTGGGATCTAATATTGAACCAAGAGGGGAATACCTGAGGAAAGCTTTACATTTACTCTCCGAAGAGGGCTCCATCATCATCCGGGAAAAGTCATCAATCTATGAGACTGCACCAGTAGGCTATACTGATCAGTCGGATTTTCTGAATATGGTTATTGAGGTAGATACATCTCTTTCCTCTTATGATTTGTTGGAGTTTTGTCAGAAAGTGGAGCAGAAATTAGGGCGGGATCGCAAAATTCGATTTGGCCCACGAACAATAGATCTTGACATTTTGATCTATAATCAAGAGAATAGTGAAATAGAAAGCTTAATCATTCCACATCCAAGAATGCATGAGCGAGCGTTTGTACTGATACCGTTAGATGAAATTGCGCCAGATTTGATCATACCGACATTGGGGATGCGCGCACGGGATTTTCTAAATAAGCTTCCGGAATCAGACCTCAGCGATGTAACAAAAATCGCCGCAAAATGAGTCAACGGAAGGATGGTGGAGGATTTATAGATGTTTCCTCTATGAAAGAAATAGACTTTTCCTAGATACTTACATATATAATGACTGGAGTGATGAATCGTGTCAGAGGAAGAAAATGAGCAGATGCAAGTTCGCCGTGAAAAATTAAACGCTTATCTCGAACAGGGACTGAATCCCTTTGGCGGAAAATTTTCCAGAACGCATATGGCAGAAGAATTAAAAGAGTTGTATGATCCATTTTCCAAAGAGGAATTGCAGGAAAAGGAAGATCAAGTTACCATCGCCGGTAGAATGATGACAAAGCGGGGAAAAGGGAAGGCTGGTTTTGCGCATTTGCAGGATATAAGCGGCCAAATCCAAATCTACGTACGTCAGGATTCCATTGGTGAGGATGCTTATGAAATTTTTAAAACAACGGATATAGGAGATATCATCGGTGTTACAGGAGTGATGTTTAAGACAAAAGTCGGGGAGTTATCTGTCAAGGCAACCCAGTTCCAATTGTTAACCAAATCACTTCGTCCATTACCGGAGAAATACCATGGCTTAAAAGATGTGGAGCAACGCTATCGTCAGCGTTATCTGGACTTAATTACAAATATGGACAGCAAGGAAACCTTCATATTACGAAGCAAAATTATCCAATCGATGCGTCAATATTTGAACGGGGAAGGATACCTAGAGGTGGAAACACCCATGATGCATGCGATACCGGGTGGGGCATCTGCACGTCCTTTTCAAACCCATCATAACGCATTAGACATGCCATTATATATGCGGATCGCTATTGAGCTGCACTTGAAGCGTTTGATTATCGGTGGATTGGAGAAGGTGTATGAAATTGGGCGGGTCTTTCGTAACGAAGGCGTTTCAACGAGACACAATCCAGAATTTACGATGATTGAGTTATATGAAGCCTTTGCGGATTACCGTGATATTATGACATTAACGGAAAATCTCATCGCACATATTGCTAAGGAAGTGTTAGGTTCAACGACAATTATGTATGGGAATCAGGAAATAGAACTGGAACCAGAATGGACGAAACTGCATATTGTAGATGCGATAAAAGAGGAAACAGGTGTAGATTTCTGGGAGGATATGAGCGACGAGAAGGCAAGAGACCTTGCGAAAGAGCATCGTGTTGAAATTACAGAATCCATGACTTTTGGACATATCGTCAATGAATTCTTTGAACAAAAAGTGGAGGATACGTTAATTCAGCCTACATTTATTTATGGCCATCCACTGGAAATTTCACCATTAGCAAAGAAAAATGATGAAGATGAGCGATTTACGGATCGATTCGAATTATTTATTGTCGGACGTGAACACGCAAACGCATTTAGTGAATTAAATGATCCTATTGATCAAAGAGAGCGTTTTGAAGCTCAAGTAAAAGAAAGAGAAGCAGGAAATGATGAAGCGCAACTAATGGATGATGACTTTCTGGAAGCTCTAGAATATGGCATGCCTCCAACCGGCGGGCTTGGAATTGGTATTGATCGACTTGTTATGCTGCTAACAAACGCCCAATCCATTCGCGATGTATTGTTATTTCCATTAATGCGTGAAAAATAAGCTGATTTGATGGAGGCAGGGACAAAACAAAAGTATTTAACTAAAATACGTATATTGTCAAACGTAGCGAAGGGCATGAGGACATCAGGTCGGCTGAGCATCGGCAGTCCTATGACTCACACCGACAATTGATCATCTTGCTTGGACGGGAGACAAGGTATAGGGGAGACACCGAAGTGCAGTGGGAGCAACATGGCGAGCACAAGAGCCCATCAGTCGCCCTGAGGTGTGCGACGTATACTTTTCAGCGACATATATTTGGGATTTTATTTGTTAAAAACACTTTTGTTCTAGTTCCCTCCCTTTACCATGGAAGTTGGTTGCTAATAAGGTTTTTATTATCGAGAATGTAGGCCAATAAAACTAGTTACTCATTACACTTGCTTAATGAGGGAAATTGCCGACAGACTATGTTCAGCGCACATTGATTGCGAATGAAAAAATGCCCGAATAATAGAAATACAAATTACCACTTATTTCTTTTAAAAATCTCTTGATTTCCGTAAATAATCATGGTAAATTTATTATCGTTGTTGAAACAAAAAGCGACATGAATAAGAAGCAAACTAGGTTAAAAAACCTATTGACTTAAACAAGACAGCGTGTTATATTAATGGAGTCGCCATTTTGCAGGCGGACAAAACATTTATTTCTTAAGAGAAAACGGAAGAAAGTTGTTGATTTTAGGAAATTGATGATGATATAATTAGAAAGTTGCAAATTTAACGCAACATATGCATTTGCTCTTTGAAAACTGAACAAAACAACCAGTATGTCAAACAGATGGTAGAGGAAAGAAATCACGAAGTCCGATGGTTCATCTGGACGGTCGATTTCACCCCTTGAAACCATGTGAAAAGCGAAGATATATCATTGATCGGTGTCAATGATAGACAAACTTCATTATTTTATGGAGAGTTTGATCTTGGCTCAGGACGAACGCTGGCGGCGTGCCTAATACATGCAAGTCGAGCGCGGGAAGCAGGCAATAACCCTTCGGGGTTTGCGCTTGTGGAACGAGCGGCGGACGGGTGAGTAACACGTGGGCAACCTACCTGAGAGACGGGGATAACTCGCGGAAACGCGAGCTAATACCGGATAACACTTTTGATTACCTAATGAGAAGTTGAAAGGCGGCTTTTATGCTGCCACTTTCAGATGGGCCCGCGGCGCATTAGCTAGTTGGTGAGATAAGAGCTCACCAAGGCGACGATGCGTAGCCGACCTGAGAGGGTGATCGGCCACACTGGGACTGAGACACGGCCCAGACTCCTACGGGAGGCAGCAGTAGGGAATCATCCGCAATGGACGAAAGTCTGACGGTGCAACGCCGCGTGAGTGATGAAGGTTTTCGAATCGTAAAACTCTGTTGTTAGGGAAGAACAAGTATCGTTTGAATAAGGCGGTACCTTGACGGTACCTAACCAGAAAGCCCCGGCTAACTACGTGCCAGCAGCCGCGGTAATACGTAGGGGGCAAGCGTTGTCCGGAATTATTGGGCGTAAAGCGCTCGCAGGCGGTCTTTTAAGTCTGATGTGAAATCTTGCGGCTCAACCGTGAGCGGTCATTGGAAACTGGAGGACTTGAGTACAGAAGAGGAGAGTGGAATTCCACGTGTAGCGGTGAAATGCGTAGAGATGTGGAGGAACACCAGTGGCGAAGGCGACTCTCTGGTCTGTAACTGACGCTGAGGAGCGAAAGCGTGGGGAGCGAACAGGATTAGATACCCTGGTAGTCCACGCCGTAAACGATGAGTGCTAGGTGTTAGGGGGTTTCCGCCCCTTCGTGCTGAAGTTAACGCATTAAGCACTCCGCCTGGGGAGTACGGCCGCAAGGCTGAAACTCAAAAGAATTGACGGGGGCCCGCACAAGCGGTGGAGCATGTGGTTTAATTCGAAGCAACGCGAAGAACCTTACCAGGTCTTGACATCCTCTGCGATCGGTAGAGATATCGAGTTCCCTTCGGGGACAGAGTGACAGGTGGTGCATGGTTGTCGTCAGCTCGTGTCGTGAGATGTTGGGTTAAGTCCCGTAACGAGCGCAACCCTTGAGATTAGTTGCCAGCATTGAGTTGGGCACTCTAATTTGACTGCCGGTGACAAACCGGAGGAAGGTGGGGATGACGTCAAATCATCATGCCCCTTATGACCTGGGCTACACACGTGCTACAATGGATGGAACAAAGGGCAGCGAAGCGGCAACGCTAAGCAAATCCCATAAAACCATTCTCAGTTCGGATTGCAGGCTGCAACTCGCCTGCATGAAGCCGGAATCGCTAGTAATCGCGGATCAGCATGCCGCGGTGAATACGTTCCCGGGCCTTGTACACACCGCCCGTCACACCACGAGAGTTAGCAACACCCGAAGTCGGTGAGGTAACACGCTTTGCGTGAGCCAGCCGCCGAAGGTGGGGCCAATGATTGGGGTGAAGTCGTAACAAGGTAGCCGTATCGGAAGGTGCGGCTGGATCACCTCCTTTCTAAGGATAGATAGAAGGCGGAAGCGCCCGTTTAGCGACGTACGAACTGGACTGAGCCGAAGGAGATAAAGAAAACACGATGAACGACAGTGAGTCGATGTTGACTTATTGTACGGAGGTAAAGGAAGTTCGCTAGTCGCTGGGCGCCGGAGCTAGATTGTAAGGAGACATACGTGGTTGTTTGGTTCAGTTTTGAGAGAGCAAATCTCTCTATTTGTACCTTGAAAACTAAATAAGAGTACGAACGACATCAAAACATGAATGTGCTTTTGAAACAAAGCAAGATTTAGTTAAGTGAACAAGAGCGCACGGTGGATGCCTAGGTACGAGGAGCCGAAGAAGGACGGGACTAACGCCGATATGTCCCGGGGAGTTGTAAGTAAACGTTGATCCGGGAATTTCCGAATGGGGAAACCCCCTGTTCGTAATGGAACAGGACGTCTATCTGAATACATAGGATAGATGAGGCACACCCGGGGAACTGAAACATCTCAGTACCCGGAGGAACAGAAAGCAAAAGCGATTTCCCAAGTAGCGGCGAGCGAAACGGAATCAGCCCAAACCGAAAAGCTTGCTTTTCGGGGTTGTAGGACACTCCTACGGAGTTACCAAAAAGTGCTTTAGATGAATCGATCTGGAACGATCAGCCATAGGAGGTAAGAGCCCTGTAATCGAAAGAGCATTTTCTCCGGAGTGTATCCTGAGTACGGCGGAACACGAGAAATTCCGTCGGAATCCGGGAGGACCATCTCCCAAGGCTAAATACTCCCTCGTGACCGATAGTGAACCAGTACCGTGAGGGAAAGGTGAAAAGTACCCCGGAAGGGGAGTGAAAGAGAACCTGAAACCGTGCGCTTACAAGTAGTCGAAGCCCGTTAATGGGTGACGGCGTACCTTTTGTAGAATGGACCGGCGAGTTACGATCCCATGCGAGGTTAAGTGGAAGACACGGAGCCGCAGCGAAAGCGAGTCTGAACAGGGCGTATGCGAGTATGTGGTCGTAGACCCGAAACCGTGTGATCTACCCATGTCCAGGGTGAAGGTCAGGTAACACTGACTGGAGGCCCGAACCCACGTATGTTGAAAAATGCGGGGATGAGGTGTGGGTAGGGGTGAAATGCCAATCGAACACGGAGATAGCTGGTTCTCTCCGAAATAGCTTTAGGGCTAGCCTCAAGGGATGAGTACTGGAGGTAGAGCACTGATTGGACGAGGGGCCCTCACCGGGTTACCGAATTCAGTCAAACTCCGAATGCCAGTTACTTGACCTTGGGAGTCAGACTATGGGTGATAAGGTTCATAGTCGAAAGGGAAACAGCCCAGACCGCCAGCTAAGGTCCCTAAGTATACGTTAAGTGGAAAAGGATGTGGCGTTGCTCAGACAACCAGGATGTTGGCTTAGAAGCAGCCATCATTGAAAGAGTGCGTAATAGCTCACTGGTCGAGTGACGCTGCGCCGAAAATGTACCGGGGCTAAACGTATCACCGAAGCTGCGGATTGTTCTTCGAACAATGGTAGGAGAGCGTTCCAAGTGCTGGGAAGTCAGACCGTGAGGACTGGTGGAGCGCTTGGAAGTGAGAATGCCGGTATGAGTAGCGAAAAAAGAGTGAGAATCTCTTTCACCGAAAGCCTAAGGTTTCCTGAGGAAGGCTCGTCCTCTCAGGGTTAGTCGGGACCTAAGCCGAGGCCGAAAGGCGTAGGCGATGGCCAACAGGTAGATATTCCTGTACCACCTCATGACTGTTAGAATGATGGGGGGACGCAGGAGGATAAGGAAAGCGCACCGATGGAATGGTGCGCCCAAGCAGGGAGCGAGTTGGATAGGCAAATCCGTCCAACGCTAACGTGACTTGTGATGGGGAGGGAAATAAAGTACCGAAGTTCCTGATTTCACACTGCCAAGAAAAGCCTCTAGTGAGGTCATAGGTGCCCGTACCGCAAACCGACACAGGTAGGCGAGGAGAGAATCCTAAGGTGAGCGGGAGAACTCTCGTTAAGGAACTCGGCAAAATGACCCCGTAACTTCGGGAGAAGGGGTGCTCACGAGTAGTGAGCCGCAGTGAATAGGCCCAAGCGACTGTTTATCAAAAACACAGGTCTCTGCGAAGCCGCAAGGCGAAGTATAGGGGCTGACACCTGCCCGGTGCTGGAAGGTTAAGGGGAAACGTTAGCTTTTGGGCGAAGCGTAGAACCGAAGCCCCAGTAAACGGCGGCCGTAACTATAACGGTCCTAAGGTAGCGAAATTCCTTGTCGGGTAAGTTCCGACCCGCACGAAAGGTGCAACGACTTGGGCACTGTCTCAACGAGAGACCCGGTGAAATTATACTATGCGTGAAGATGCGCATTACCCGCGACAGGACGGAAAGACCCCGTGGAGCTTTACTGTAGCCTGATATTGAATGTTCGTGCAGCTTGTACAGGATAGGTGGGAGCCTTAGAATCGTGAGCGCTAGCTTACGAGGAGGCACCCGTGGGATACCACCCTGGCTGCACGCACCTTCTAACCCAGAACCGTGATCCGGTTCGGAGACAGTGTCAGGTAGGCAGTTTGACTGGGGCGGTCGCCTCCTAAAGTGTAACGGAGGCGCCCAAAGGTTCCCTCAGAATGGTTGGAAATCATTCGTAGCGTGTAAAGGCAGAAGGGAGCTTGACTGCGAGACCTACAAGTCGAGCAGGGACGAAAGTCGGGCTTAGTGATCCGGTGGTTCCGTATGGAAGGGCCATCGCTCAACGGATAAAAGCTACCCCGGGGATAACAGGCTTATCTCCCCCAAGAGTTCACATCGACGGGGAGGTTTGGCACCTCGATGTCGGCTCATCGCATCCTGGGGCTGTAGTCGGTCCCAAGGGTTGGGCTGTTCGCCCATTAAAGCGGTACGCGAGCTGGGTTCAGAACGTCGTGAGACAGTTCGGTCCCTATCCGTCGTGGGCGTTGGAAGTTTGAGAGGAGCTGTCCTTAGTACGAGAGGACCGGGATGGACACACCGCTGGTGTACCAGTTGTTCCGCCAGGAGCATGGCTGGGTAGCTACGTGTGGCACGGATAAGTGCTGAAAGCATCTAAGCATGAAGCCACCCTCTAGATGAGACTTCCCATCACATCAAGTGAGTAAGATCCCTCAGAGACGATGAGGTAGATAGGTTCGAGGTGGAAGCGTGGTGACACGTGCAGCTGACGAATACTAATCGATCGAGGACTTAACTAAATGGCTTTTAGATGTACGTTACGAACACTCTTATTTAGTTTTTAGGGTATAAATACATAAAACCCTTGCATTTTCGTTTGGAAATGCCTATAATATATCTTGTCTTTCCTTTTCCATAAGGAAGTGCTGATAAGAAAGAGATCGCGTAAGCCGTTAGGTCTGGTAGTCATAGCGGAGAGGTCACACCTGTTCCCATGCCGAACACAGAAGTTAAGCTCTCCAGCGCCGATGGTAGTTGGGGCTTTGCCCCTGCAAGAGTAGGACGCCGCCAGGCTTTACATATGGTAAAAAACATGCTTAGGATAATGATGTACTATAGTTAGGTTGGTTGTCTGTATAAAATCGAAGTACAAGTGGTGTTGTGAATAATAATTTAACGAAGCATGTGCATTTTCACATCCTATTTCATGGAGGATTAGCTCAGCTGGGAGAGCACCTGCCTTACAAGCAGGGGGTCGCAGGTTCGAGCCCTGCATCCTCCACCATTTGCCGGCCTAGCTCAACTGGTAGAGCAACTGACTTGTAATCAGTAGGTTGGGGGTTCAAGTCCTCTGGCCGGCATCATTAAGTAAACAGGAGCCATTAGCTCAGTTGGCAGAGCATCTGACTTTTAATCAGAGGGTCGGAGGTTCGAACCCTCCATGGCTCATCATCATTTGCGGGTGTGGCGGAATTGGCAGACGCGCTAGATTTAGGATCTAGTGTCTTCGGACGTGGGGGTTCAAGTCCCTTCACCCGCACCATTAATAACTTATCGGGCGGAAGTAGTTCAGTGGTAGAACACCACCTTGCCAAGGTGGGGGTCGCGGGTTCGAATCCCGTCTTCCGCTCCATGTCCTGCCGGGGTGGCGGAATTGGCAGACGCACAGGACTTAAAATCCTGCGGTAGGTTACTACCGTGCCGGTTCGAGTCCGGCCCTCGGCACCATATGCGCCCGTAGCTCAATTGGATAGAGCGCTTGACTACGGATCAAGAGGTTAGGGGTTCGACTCCTCTCGGGCGCACCATCATACGGGAAGTAGCTCAGCTTGGTAGAGCACTTGGTTTGGGACCAAGGGGTCGCAGGTTCGAATCCTGTCTTCCCGACCATTGGATAAGGGGCCTTAGCTCAGCTGGGAGAGCGCCTGCCTTGCACGCAGGAGGTCAGCGGTTCGATCCCGCTAGGCTCCACCAAATAACAAACTAGGTTAAAAAAACCTATTGACTTAAACAAGATAGCGTGTTATATTAATGGAGTCGCCATTTTGCAGGCGGACAAAACATTTATTTCTTAAGAGAAAACGGAAGAAAGTTGTTGATTTTAGGAAATTGATGATGATATAATTAGAAAGTTGCAAATTTAACGCAACATATGCATTTGCTCTTTGAAAACTGAACAAAACAACCAGTATGTCAAACAGATGGTAGAGGAAAGAAATCACGAAGTCCGATGGTTCATCTGGACGGTCGATTTCACCCCTTGAAACCATGTGAAAAGCGAAGATATATCATTGATCGGTGTCAATGATAGACAAACTTCATTATTTTATGGAGAGTTTGATCTTGGCTCAGGACGAACGCTGGCGGCGTGCCTAATACATGCAAGTCGAGCGCGGGAAGCAGGCAATAACCCTTCGGGGTTTGCGCTTGTGGAACGAGCGGCGGACGGGTGAGTAACACGTGGGCAACCTACCTGAGAGACGGGGATAACTCGCGGAAACGCGAGCTAATACCGGATAACACTTTTGATTACCTAATGAGAAGTTGAAAGGCGGCTTTTATGCTGCCACTTTCAGATGGGCCCGCGGCGCATTAGCTAGTTGGTGAGATAAGAGCTCACCAAGGCGACGATGCGTAGCCGACCTGAGAGGGTGATCGGCCACACTGGGACTGAGACACGGCCC
It encodes the following:
- the lysS gene encoding lysine--tRNA ligase; its protein translation is MQVRREKLNAYLEQGLNPFGGKFSRTHMAEELKELYDPFSKEELQEKEDQVTIAGRMMTKRGKGKAGFAHLQDISGQIQIYVRQDSIGEDAYEIFKTTDIGDIIGVTGVMFKTKVGELSVKATQFQLLTKSLRPLPEKYHGLKDVEQRYRQRYLDLITNMDSKETFILRSKIIQSMRQYLNGEGYLEVETPMMHAIPGGASARPFQTHHNALDMPLYMRIAIELHLKRLIIGGLEKVYEIGRVFRNEGVSTRHNPEFTMIELYEAFADYRDIMTLTENLIAHIAKEVLGSTTIMYGNQEIELEPEWTKLHIVDAIKEETGVDFWEDMSDEKARDLAKEHRVEITESMTFGHIVNEFFEQKVEDTLIQPTFIYGHPLEISPLAKKNDEDERFTDRFELFIVGREHANAFSELNDPIDQRERFEAQVKEREAGNDEAQLMDDDFLEALEYGMPPTGGLGIGIDRLVMLLTNAQSIRDVLLFPLMREK